In Gossypium arboreum isolate Shixiya-1 chromosome 5, ASM2569848v2, whole genome shotgun sequence, a single genomic region encodes these proteins:
- the LOC108474142 gene encoding leucine-rich repeat receptor-like protein kinase TDR, translating into MEIFQWPHLNLLFSSMLIVVVLAADPYSDALLSFKSEIIDTFHNLDDWLEPNSGNPSGKVHACSWSGVKCDNNSTIVIGLNLSTKKLAGKLPGKQFSVFTELVELNISQNSFSGEIPVEIFNLTNLRSLDISRNNFSGHFPGGVTGLQSLVVLDAFSNSFSGPLPVELSKLEFLKVLNLAGSYFSGPIPSAYGFFKRLEFLHLAGNFISGNIPPELGNLQTVTHMEIGYNSYEGNIPWQLGNMRELQYLDIAGSNLSGSIPKQLSNLTKLQSLFLFRNQLTGLIPWEFSRILALTNLDLSDNFISGPIPESFADLKNLRLLSLMYNEMNGTVPDGIAELPSLDTLFIWNNFFTGSLPRNLGKNSKLRWLDVSINSFIGSIPPHICAGGELFKLIMFSNKFTGNLSPLSNCSSLVRIRLEDNSFSGEIPLTLSHLPDVSYIDLSRNKFTAGIPSDISQASKLQYFNVSNNPELGGVIPEETWSLPLLQNFSASSCNISGNLPPFKSCKSMLVVELQKNNMSGVVPKSVSHCQALEIINLASNQLDGHIPDELASLPALSVADLSHNNFSGSIPAEFGKSTNLLLLNVSYNDISGAIPSEKVLQSMGRSAYVGNRELCGAPLRSCSASMSIFGSKGTGKLRLVLLLSAGVTILIAALLFWLVYLRKGNKGQWKMESFIGLPQFTANDVLRSFSSADSMEELPPLYAAVCKAVLPTGITVLVKKIEWEPKRMKVAIEFITQMGNARHRNLIRLLGFCYNNHMAYMLYDYLPNGNLAEKVTMPRDWSTKCRIITGIARGLCFLHHDWNPAISHGDLNSSTIVFDDNFEPRLADFGFKYLIELIKGRSSEAIKDELYMDIYRFGEIILEILTNGRLTNGGEIVQSKPKDVVLREIYSENEATDDSTNSLQDEIKQVVDVSLLCTRSRPADRPSMKDALKLLSGLKGQGKQ; encoded by the exons ATGGAGATCTTCCAGTGGCCACACTTGAATCTCCTCTTTTCTTCCATGTTAATCGTTGTGGTGTTAGCTGCTGATCCATATTCAGATGCTCTATTGAGCTTTAAATCCGAGATTATTGATACTTTTCACAATCTGGATGATTGGTTAGAGCCCAATAGTGGAAACCCTTCAGGGAAAGTTCATGCATGTTCTTGGTCAGGTGTTAAATGCGACAACAACTCCACAATTGTTATTGGTTTAAACCTTTCTACGAAGAAACTCGCAGGTAAGTTACCTGGGAAGCAATTCAGTGTGTTCACTGAGCTTGTTGAGCTCAACATCAGTCAAAACTCATTCTCTGGAGAAATTCCCGTTGAAATCTTCAACCTCACCAACTTAAGAAGCTTAGATATAAGCAGAAACAATTTTTCTGGCCATTTCCCAGGAGGTGTCACCGGTCTTCAAAGCCTGGTTGTTCTTGATGCTTTCAGTAATAGTTTCTCAGGTCCATTGCCTGTTGAGCTTTCCAAGCTTGAATTTCTTAAGGTTCTCAACTTAGCTGGGAGTTACTTCAGTGGACCAATCCCATCAGCATATGGGTTTTTCAAGAGACTTGAATTTCTTCACTTAGCTGGGAATTTTATCTCTGGAAATATTCCACCTGAATTGGGTAATCTCCAAACAGTGACACATATGGAGATAGGGTACAATTCTTACGAAGGGAACATCCCATGGCAATTGGGCAACATGCGTGAGCTTCAGTATCTTGATATTGCTGGTTCAAATCTCTCGGGATCAATCCCCAAGCAGCTCTCTAATCTCACCAAGCTTCAATCACTTTTTCTCTTCAGAAACCAGCTCACTGGATTGATTCCATGGGAGTTCAGCAGAATCTTGGCTCTCACCAATTTGGATCTCTCTGATAACTTCATTTCTGGGCCTATTCCTGAGAGCTTTGCTGACTTGAAGAATCTAAGACTGCTCAGTCTTATGTACAATGAAATGAATGGCACTGTCCCAGATGGCATAGCTGAACTTCCATCACTAGATACTTTGTTTATATGGAACAATTTCTTCACTGGTTCACTTCCAAGAAACTTGGGCAAGAACTCAAAACTTAGATGGTTGGATGTTTCAATCAACAGTTTCATTGGCAGCATTCCTCCCCATATCTGTGCAGGCGGTGAGCTATTTAAATTAATCATGTTTTCCAACAAGTTTACAGGCAATCTTTCACCTCTATCCAATTGTTCTTCGCTGGTTCGAATTCGACTCGAGGACAATTCATTCTCAGGTGAAATTCCTTTAACACTTAGCCATCTTCCTGATGTTTCATACATAGACCTTTCCAGGAACAAGTTTACTGCTGGAATTCCCTCTGATATTTCTCAAGCTTCAAAGCTTCAGTATTTCAATGTCTCTAACAATCCAGAACTAGGGGGAGTGATCCCTGAAGAAACATGGTCTTTGCCACTTCTTCAAAATTTCTCTGCGTCATCTTGTAACATCTCAGGGAATCTACCTCCTTTCAAATCATGCAAGTCCATGCTTGTTGTTGAACTGCAGAAAAATAATATGTCTGGAGTTGTCCCAAAGAGTGTTTCCCATTGCCAGGCACTTGAGATCATTAATTTAGCTAGCAACCAGTTAGATGGTCATATACCTGATGAACTTGCTAGTCTTCCTGCCCTAAGTGTTGCGGATTTGTCGCATAATAATTTCAGCGGTTCAATCCCTGCAGAGTTTGGGAAATCTACAAACTTATTACTTCTAAATGTGTCATACAATGATATTTCTGGTGCCATTCCCTCTGAAAAAGTGCTGCAATCAATGGGAAGAAGTGCATATGTTGGAAACCGGGAGCTGTGTGGAGCACCTCTTAGATCATGTTCAGCTTCAATGTCGATCTTTGGAAGCAAAGGCACTGGGAAACTAAGGTTAGTTCTTTTGCTCTCTGCGGGAGTAACCATACTCATTGCAGCATTGTTATTCTGGCTAGTTTATCTCCGCAAAGGAAACAAAGGCCAATGGAAAATGGAATCTTTTATTGGACTCCCACAGTTTACAGCAAATGATGTTTTGAGGAGTTTCAGCTCAGCCGATTCCATGGAAGAACTGCCACCGCTATATGCTGCAGTTTGCAAAGCAGTGCTACCTACTGGAATAACAGTTCTGGTGAAAAAGATAGAATGGGAGCCAAAAAGAATGAAGGTTGCCATAGAATTCATAACACAAATGGGAAATGCAAGGCATAGGAATTTGATCAGATTACTTGGTTTCTGCTACAACAACCATATGGCTTATATGTTGTACGATTACTTGCCTAATGGAAATTTGGCTGAGAAGGTAACAATGCCTAGAGATTGGTCAACCAAGTGCAGAATTATAACTGGGATTGCAAGAGGACTTTGCTTCCTTCACCATGACTGGAATCCTGCAATTTCTCATGGAGATTTGAACTCAAGTACCATAGTCTTTGACGATAATTTCGAACCCCGTTTAGCTGATTTTGGGTTCAAGTATCTGATAGAGTTGATCAAAG GCCGGTCCAGTGAAGCTATCAAAGATGAACTATACATGGACATTTACAGGTTTGGGGAGATAATTCTGGAAATTCTAACTAATGGTAGGCTGACAAATGGTGGAGAAATCGTTCAAAGCAAACCGAAGGACGTTGTTTTGAGAGAAATTTATAGTGAAAATGAAGCAACTGATGATTCCACCAACTCATTGCAAGATGAAATAAAACAGGTTGTTGATGTTTCTTTGCTTTGCACCAGAAGCAGGCCAGCTGATAGGCCATCCATGAAAGATGCATTGAAGCTTCTTTCAGGGTTGAAAGGACAAGGTAAACAATAG